From one Peredibacter starrii genomic stretch:
- the lspA gene encoding signal peptidase II — protein MARFWALCLMMATLIIIDQLTKGAIQTNLFYGQSIPVIDGLFSIAYVKNTGAAFGFGAGGPEWFRQIFFLALPVIFCGWIFFLMIKTIKGAFFISLAYALIIAGAVGNLIDRFSLGYVVDFLLFYWKEEANHFPAFNVADSCITIAAGLLIIDFFLQLKAKKAGESNASNPVSKL, from the coding sequence ATGGCACGTTTTTGGGCACTATGTTTAATGATGGCGACTCTGATCATTATTGATCAGCTGACGAAAGGCGCGATCCAGACGAATCTTTTTTACGGACAGTCTATTCCTGTAATCGATGGTCTCTTTAGCATCGCTTATGTGAAGAACACGGGTGCCGCTTTTGGTTTTGGTGCAGGTGGACCTGAATGGTTCCGCCAGATTTTCTTCCTGGCATTGCCGGTGATATTCTGTGGCTGGATCTTCTTCCTCATGATCAAAACGATTAAGGGCGCGTTCTTCATCTCTCTTGCTTATGCACTCATCATCGCAGGCGCAGTTGGTAACCTTATCGATAGATTCAGTCTTGGTTACGTGGTGGACTTTCTTCTTTTCTATTGGAAAGAAGAGGCGAATCACTTTCCGGCCTTCAACGTTGCCGACAGTTGTATTACCATCGCTGCCGGTCTCCTCATCATTGATTTCTTCCTGCAGTTAAAAGCGAAGAAAGCAGGGGAGAGCAATGCTTCCAATCCTGTGTCAAAACTCTGA
- a CDS encoding prolipoprotein diacylglyceryl transferase: MSAWIGAKLLFYFTYPSDAPMDFVKELSFWMGGGFVFYGGFLGGLFFVGLFKAFDKKFNWNLLWPIVPALAIGHGIGRIGCLLAGCCFGKPTDWFWGIYLHEHYRHPTQLIEALGLLAIGIYLLKSKSPRFKLVSVYLVSYGVLRLVVEALRGDIVRGLWGPLTPSQWISLLLISAGIFIFIHKNKQLKPLN, encoded by the coding sequence TTGTCAGCATGGATCGGGGCCAAGTTACTTTTTTATTTCACGTATCCCTCAGACGCACCAATGGATTTTGTAAAAGAACTTTCTTTCTGGATGGGAGGAGGTTTTGTTTTCTATGGTGGGTTCTTGGGCGGACTTTTTTTTGTTGGTCTCTTCAAAGCGTTTGATAAAAAATTTAACTGGAATTTACTCTGGCCAATAGTTCCCGCACTCGCCATCGGTCATGGCATTGGTCGCATCGGTTGTTTACTCGCGGGTTGTTGTTTTGGTAAACCGACGGATTGGTTCTGGGGAATTTATCTTCACGAGCACTATCGTCATCCTACTCAGTTGATTGAGGCCTTGGGTCTTCTTGCAATTGGGATCTATCTTTTAAAATCAAAATCACCACGCTTCAAATTGGTTTCAGTTTATCTCGTTTCCTATGGAGTTCTTCGTTTGGTGGTTGAGGCCCTTCGTGGCGATATCGTGCGTGGCCTCTGGGGGCCTCTTACTCCGTCGCAGTGGATTTCACTTCTTCTTATCTCTGCCGGTATCTTCATTTTCATACATAAAAACAAGCAGTTAAAGCCGCTTAACTAA
- a CDS encoding TIM barrel protein, giving the protein MAFDRLLFGTAGVPNSTAKKNNPVEGVKRIHELALDCMQLEFAHGVRMKEEVSSALRKVSYELGVPLTSHGPYYINLNAREQDKIDSSVERIIQTAKISDLCGAESMTFHAAFYMKDSPYDVFDLVEKSLNVIEERLSRLDIEIELRPELTGKTSQFGSLEELISLSKSVTSCKPCMDFSHLYARTGSVNDYKGFCETLETLKNELGANALKEMHIHISGISSNSKGDLKHLNLEKSKFNWKDLMKALKDMDCRGYVICNSPNLEVDAQMLKQYYVAL; this is encoded by the coding sequence ATGGCTTTTGACCGTTTATTATTTGGTACTGCTGGTGTTCCAAACAGCACAGCTAAGAAAAATAACCCGGTGGAAGGGGTTAAACGCATTCACGAGCTAGCGCTTGATTGTATGCAGTTAGAATTCGCTCACGGCGTACGTATGAAGGAAGAAGTTTCTTCAGCACTTCGTAAAGTTTCTTACGAGCTGGGAGTTCCACTTACTTCTCACGGTCCTTACTACATTAACTTGAATGCTCGTGAACAAGATAAAATCGATTCATCAGTTGAGCGTATCATCCAGACTGCCAAGATCTCTGATCTTTGTGGTGCTGAATCAATGACGTTCCACGCTGCTTTCTACATGAAAGATTCTCCGTACGATGTATTCGATCTAGTAGAAAAATCTCTTAACGTAATCGAAGAAAGACTTTCTCGTCTTGATATCGAAATCGAACTCCGTCCGGAACTTACTGGTAAGACGTCTCAGTTCGGTTCACTAGAAGAGCTAATCTCTCTTTCTAAGTCGGTAACAAGCTGTAAGCCTTGTATGGATTTCTCTCACCTTTACGCACGTACTGGTTCAGTGAATGACTACAAAGGTTTCTGTGAAACTCTTGAGACGCTTAAAAACGAACTAGGCGCTAATGCTCTTAAAGAAATGCACATCCACATTTCTGGTATCAGCTCTAACTCTAAAGGTGACTTGAAGCACTTGAACCTTGAGAAATCTAAGTTCAACTGGAAAGACCTTATGAAGGCCCTTAAAGATATGGACTGTCGCGGATATGTAATCTGTAACTCTCCAAACCTTGAAGTAGATGCTCAGATGTTGAAGCAGTACTACGTAGCTCTCTAA
- a CDS encoding 4Fe-4S dicluster domain-containing protein, whose translation MSDEVKYENPFHTARFKPPRKGKKPPKLLAVVHQSGCTGCEVCIAGCPVDSIELVPGPDPKNPSYQQTVEIDLARCIGCQNCSQDCPWETITMYQHDDAFVAWGNETLASRLYMSEEEITKIKEEAAG comes from the coding sequence ATGAGTGACGAAGTAAAATACGAAAACCCGTTTCATACGGCGCGCTTTAAGCCACCGAGAAAAGGTAAAAAACCACCTAAGCTCTTAGCAGTTGTTCACCAGTCTGGTTGTACTGGCTGTGAAGTGTGTATTGCCGGCTGTCCGGTTGATTCAATTGAATTAGTTCCAGGACCAGATCCAAAGAACCCTAGCTACCAACAGACGGTAGAGATCGATCTCGCTCGTTGTATTGGTTGTCAGAACTGTTCTCAGGACTGCCCTTGGGAAACAATCACAATGTATCAGCACGACGATGCATTCGTTGCTTGGGGTAACGAAACTCTCGCTTCTCGCCTTTATATGAGCGAAGAAGAGATCACAAAAATTAAAGAAGAAGCCGCTGGCTAA
- a CDS encoding (2Fe-2S)-binding protein, with protein MDFDPGPRYKSAARLRMKDVGFCGTANRVKMDKEFLRLIENVDELVPRPVEKLDDDTLICECFCVSVKDIRDVCTDHVDLDLLQDQFQMGQGCQSCLKRKDSWISKIF; from the coding sequence ATGGACTTTGACCCGGGTCCACGCTATAAATCGGCAGCTCGTTTAAGAATGAAAGATGTAGGTTTTTGCGGGACAGCAAACAGAGTCAAAATGGATAAGGAATTTCTTCGTCTCATAGAGAACGTGGATGAGCTAGTACCTCGGCCCGTTGAAAAGCTTGATGACGATACTCTTATTTGTGAATGCTTCTGTGTCAGCGTGAAAGACATACGTGACGTCTGCACCGATCATGTGGATCTCGATCTTTTACAAGATCAGTTTCAAATGGGTCAGGGATGTCAGAGCTGCTTAAAAAGAAAAGATAGTTGGATTAGTAAAATATTTTAG
- a CDS encoding outer membrane beta-barrel protein, whose protein sequence is MKFAQLFLLILAFFMIKPASADVLIEPLVGFNANSKIEVDQAGAAKASGGMGMGYGGRLGYYNYGFSLGLDYLKSSIDMDDSDFKKNVDISEWGAFVGFKFPILVKVYAGYIFSATGETKDKDGDKVDLNDGTGVKVGVGTTLLPFLDINLEYRKGTFGEIKTGGTKSSIDTDYSAYMLSVSLPFTI, encoded by the coding sequence ATGAAATTTGCCCAACTCTTTCTTTTGATTCTTGCCTTCTTCATGATTAAACCAGCATCAGCTGATGTTCTTATCGAGCCACTTGTTGGTTTCAATGCAAATTCAAAAATCGAAGTAGACCAGGCCGGAGCTGCCAAGGCTTCTGGTGGTATGGGAATGGGTTATGGTGGCCGTTTAGGTTACTACAACTATGGTTTTTCTCTTGGCCTGGATTACCTAAAAAGTTCAATCGACATGGATGACAGTGATTTCAAAAAGAATGTTGATATCAGCGAATGGGGTGCATTCGTAGGATTCAAGTTCCCTATCCTGGTAAAGGTTTATGCCGGTTATATTTTTTCCGCTACCGGTGAAACAAAAGATAAAGATGGCGATAAAGTAGATCTTAACGATGGTACTGGTGTGAAAGTTGGTGTTGGTACAACACTTCTTCCTTTTCTTGATATCAACCTAGAGTACCGTAAAGGTACTTTCGGAGAAATTAAGACCGGCGGAACTAAGTCAAGTATCGATACAGATTATTCTGCTTATATGCTTTCTGTTTCTCTTCCTTTTACTATTTAA
- the icmF gene encoding fused isobutyryl-CoA mutase/GTPase IcmF: MNSRKLRFVTAGSLFDGHDASINIMRRLLQSKGVEVIHLGHNRSALEVVEAALSEDAHAVALSSYQGGHMEYFTYVRELLDQNGGKNVRIFGGGGGVITPPEIQELHKRGITRLYHPNDGTSLGLNGIIDDMIAKCDYSTLDGIDFKSLSGKKLTPYQMAKVITFIEDNRDVPFDFKPKNVPVFGITGTGGAGKSSLIDELLLRFHRYYSNKRVALVSVDPTKKKNQGALLGDRIRLGAAVYESFYVRSLATRDSSNELSPEIRKVVDFLKSQDFDLVLVETSGIGQASDEITKVADKTLYVMTPEYGASTQLEKIEMLEVADFIAVNKFEKPRSEDALRDVRKQYRRNKQLFAGHPGAPTDDELPIFGTMASKFNDVGVNALFKEIIKAVSFEYNKELDIIPADRASTKKQSIIPAGSINYLRDIASTVNSYNERAAQSVEKLRKYEALAEASKLVSDSKELVTKKAELETELKAELEEIAAFDNVIDMYKKGEYTYVVRGKDIKVPTKYVSLSQQAISKVGFPRLHHPSAKLQFIRSQNLPGFYPFAAGVFPFKRADEDPKRQFAGEGGPKRTNARFHYLSKNDNAKRLSTAFDSVTLYGEDPHKRPDIYGKVGESGVSICRLDDMMELYKGFDLTSPSTSVSMTINGPAPIILAMFMNTAINRALPEADQETLEKTVEIMRQVRGTVQADILKEDQAQNTCIFSLEFALKMMGDVQEFFCKHKIKNYYTVSISGYHIAEAGANPITQLALTLSNGFTYVEYYLSRGMKIDDFCENLSFFFSNGLDPEYTVLGRVARKIWAVTMKEKYGASEKSQKLKYHIQTSGRSLHAQEIDFNDIRTTLQAFLALSDNCNSLHTNAYDEAITTPTEESVRRAMAIQLIINREYGLNKTDNPLQGSYIVDELSDIVEAAVLAEFERISDKGGVLGAMESMYQRGKIQEESLYYETLKDSGEFPIIGVNTYLPEKQEEWKPIELSRASEAEKNDQIDRLHAFQNRNKARSAECLKKLRDSALTGGNIFEQLLTAVRYCSLGEITSVLYEVGGRYRRNM; this comes from the coding sequence ATGAATTCGAGAAAATTACGTTTTGTGACCGCCGGAAGTCTTTTCGACGGCCATGACGCTTCTATCAATATTATGCGTCGATTACTTCAGTCAAAAGGCGTCGAAGTCATTCACCTAGGTCACAACCGTTCGGCACTGGAAGTAGTGGAAGCAGCTTTATCAGAAGATGCTCACGCAGTTGCTCTGAGTTCTTATCAGGGTGGTCACATGGAATATTTCACTTACGTTCGTGAACTTCTTGATCAGAACGGTGGGAAAAATGTTCGTATCTTCGGCGGCGGCGGCGGCGTAATCACTCCTCCGGAAATTCAAGAATTACATAAACGTGGGATCACTCGTCTTTATCACCCGAATGATGGAACATCGCTTGGTCTTAACGGGATCATTGATGACATGATCGCAAAATGCGATTACTCAACTCTTGATGGCATTGATTTCAAGTCACTCTCTGGTAAAAAACTAACTCCTTACCAAATGGCAAAAGTGATTACCTTCATTGAAGATAATCGCGACGTGCCGTTTGATTTCAAACCGAAGAACGTTCCAGTTTTCGGTATCACAGGTACTGGTGGTGCTGGTAAATCATCACTTATCGATGAGCTTCTTCTTCGTTTCCACCGTTATTATTCGAATAAACGTGTGGCCCTGGTTTCAGTAGATCCTACGAAAAAGAAAAACCAAGGTGCTCTTCTTGGTGACCGTATTCGTCTTGGAGCTGCAGTTTATGAGAGCTTCTACGTTCGCTCGCTTGCGACTCGTGATTCATCGAATGAACTTTCTCCAGAGATCAGAAAAGTTGTGGATTTCTTAAAGTCGCAAGACTTCGATCTAGTCCTGGTTGAAACTTCTGGTATTGGTCAGGCCTCGGATGAAATTACAAAAGTAGCAGATAAAACTCTTTACGTGATGACTCCGGAGTATGGTGCTTCAACTCAGCTTGAAAAAATTGAGATGCTTGAAGTGGCCGATTTCATCGCGGTTAACAAATTTGAAAAACCTCGTTCAGAAGACGCTCTTCGTGACGTTCGTAAACAATACCGTCGTAACAAGCAGCTTTTCGCGGGTCACCCCGGTGCTCCAACCGATGATGAACTTCCAATCTTCGGAACCATGGCGTCTAAGTTTAACGATGTTGGCGTGAACGCTCTCTTTAAAGAAATCATCAAAGCGGTGAGCTTTGAGTACAATAAAGAGCTCGATATCATTCCAGCTGATCGCGCTTCGACTAAAAAACAATCAATCATTCCTGCCGGAAGCATTAACTATCTTCGCGACATCGCTTCGACAGTTAATTCTTACAACGAAAGAGCGGCCCAATCAGTTGAGAAGCTTCGTAAGTACGAAGCACTTGCTGAGGCCTCTAAGCTCGTTTCTGATTCAAAAGAACTAGTGACGAAGAAGGCCGAGCTTGAAACAGAACTTAAAGCTGAACTTGAAGAGATCGCGGCATTTGATAACGTGATCGATATGTATAAGAAAGGTGAATACACTTACGTTGTTCGTGGAAAAGACATTAAAGTTCCAACAAAGTATGTGTCACTTTCTCAGCAAGCAATTTCTAAAGTTGGTTTTCCTCGTCTTCATCACCCGTCGGCAAAACTTCAGTTCATTCGTTCACAAAACCTTCCTGGTTTTTATCCGTTTGCTGCTGGTGTGTTCCCGTTCAAGCGTGCGGATGAAGATCCAAAACGCCAGTTCGCGGGGGAAGGCGGACCAAAGCGTACCAACGCTCGTTTCCACTACCTTTCTAAGAACGACAATGCTAAACGCCTTTCAACTGCGTTTGATTCAGTTACTCTATACGGTGAAGATCCGCACAAGCGTCCAGATATCTACGGTAAAGTAGGTGAGTCTGGGGTATCGATTTGTAGGCTGGATGATATGATGGAACTTTATAAAGGTTTCGATCTTACTTCTCCATCAACATCAGTATCGATGACCATTAACGGTCCGGCTCCGATCATCCTGGCGATGTTCATGAACACGGCGATCAATCGTGCTCTTCCTGAAGCTGATCAAGAGACCTTGGAGAAGACAGTTGAGATCATGCGGCAGGTGCGTGGTACAGTTCAGGCCGATATCCTTAAAGAGGACCAAGCTCAGAACACGTGTATCTTCTCTCTAGAGTTCGCGCTTAAGATGATGGGTGACGTGCAGGAGTTCTTCTGCAAGCACAAAATCAAAAACTATTATACCGTTTCAATTTCTGGTTACCACATTGCTGAAGCGGGTGCGAACCCGATCACTCAATTGGCCCTGACTCTTTCTAACGGTTTCACTTACGTTGAGTACTACCTTTCTCGAGGTATGAAGATCGATGATTTCTGTGAAAACCTATCGTTCTTCTTCTCGAACGGTTTAGATCCTGAGTATACGGTCCTTGGACGTGTTGCTCGTAAGATCTGGGCAGTAACAATGAAAGAGAAGTACGGTGCTTCTGAGAAATCTCAGAAATTAAAGTACCACATTCAAACTTCTGGCCGCTCTCTTCACGCGCAGGAAATTGATTTCAACGATATTCGTACAACTCTTCAAGCGTTCCTGGCACTTTCGGACAACTGTAACTCACTTCACACGAATGCTTACGATGAAGCGATCACAACTCCGACTGAGGAATCAGTTCGTCGTGCTATGGCAATTCAACTTATCATCAACCGTGAGTACGGTTTGAATAAGACGGACAACCCACTTCAAGGTTCATACATTGTGGACGAGCTTTCTGATATCGTGGAAGCTGCCGTGCTAGCTGAGTTCGAAAGAATTTCGGACAAGGGTGGCGTACTTGGTGCCATGGAATCAATGTATCAGCGTGGGAAAATTCAAGAAGAGTCTCTTTACTACGAGACACTTAAAGACTCGGGAGAGTTCCCGATTATCGGCGTGAATACTTACCTTCCTGAAAAACAAGAAGAGTGGAAACCGATCGAGCTTTCTCGTGCCTCTGAAGCTGAGAAGAACGACCAGATTGACCGTCTTCATGCTTTCCAAAACCGTAACAAGGCCCGTTCAGCTGAATGCTTAAAGAAGCTTCGTGATTCGGCCCTGACTGGTGGAAATATTTTCGAGCAGCTTCTGACTGCTGTTCGTTACTGTAGCTTGGGCGAAATCACTTCTGTTCTTTATGAAGTGGGTGGCCGCTATAGAAGGAACATGTAG
- a CDS encoding ATP-binding protein: MLNRLKSVEFSKFAPLLVTLAFILILIQYSFHPLESIFFDFWEKTDFGARSFKTPIVLVSMDEESDQFLGETYPYTYASHTRLMSRLKEDHPGVINYFVSLREPDSDVEARYQTEFHENIKTYSPSNDKFKFGTEIDNLGELIPPEALRDVGYYLGQLYKDQLVFSKDEVVRRAILNISGEDSIHLWTAKRFRELNNMPVVDATAYKGAYYNSEADANFALFKYSGNPTSNRIPTIPFHRVVVGNFPKGFFKDKIVLVGPSYLSNSSDFILTPFEKENAKTPKLAVHADVIEALVSEKTIYDVDDLVTQIASVLIAILLSYIISRVQPVKGLMITILLIIGILLTSYLAFVTLGWWIKLSHLVLSIFVVYYIWVPFRAIEEYQTRYAIQEETKLLKQVDNLKQNFISLMSHDLKTPVAKIAGIADILKIKFNNTPEQMELIDNVVNSTKELNNFINSILDLTKIESQNLTLRKESKDVNKIIEGIIEKLEFEANAKAMTIESELSPLYPIQIDTVLMNRVISNLIENALKYAGREKTVWVKTWDDPEWVYIEIRDNGVGVGPDDLAHIFDKFYRVKNDSTHAIKGSGLGLYLVKYFIELHNGVITATSQLGEGTSFIIKLKNE, translated from the coding sequence GTGTTAAATAGACTTAAGTCTGTTGAGTTTAGCAAGTTCGCGCCACTATTGGTGACGCTCGCATTTATTTTGATCCTGATTCAATATTCCTTTCATCCACTAGAATCGATCTTTTTTGATTTCTGGGAAAAGACCGATTTCGGCGCCAGAAGTTTTAAAACACCCATCGTTCTGGTTTCGATGGACGAAGAAAGTGATCAGTTCCTGGGTGAAACCTATCCCTATACATATGCTTCTCACACTCGACTCATGAGTCGATTAAAGGAAGATCATCCGGGAGTTATTAACTACTTCGTTTCTTTGCGTGAGCCGGATTCTGATGTTGAGGCCCGATACCAGACGGAGTTTCATGAGAACATCAAAACCTATTCTCCCTCAAACGATAAATTTAAATTCGGAACTGAGATCGATAATCTTGGAGAGTTGATTCCGCCTGAGGCCCTTCGTGATGTGGGTTATTACCTGGGACAGCTTTATAAAGATCAGTTGGTGTTTTCAAAAGATGAAGTTGTTCGTCGTGCGATCTTGAATATTTCCGGAGAAGATTCGATTCATCTCTGGACCGCTAAACGCTTTCGCGAATTAAACAATATGCCAGTGGTGGATGCCACTGCCTATAAGGGCGCTTACTATAATTCTGAAGCAGACGCGAACTTTGCTCTGTTTAAGTATTCAGGTAATCCGACTTCAAATCGCATTCCTACGATTCCGTTTCACCGAGTGGTAGTGGGTAACTTCCCGAAGGGATTCTTTAAAGACAAAATCGTCCTGGTGGGTCCTTCCTACCTATCAAATTCCAGCGATTTTATCCTGACGCCGTTTGAAAAAGAGAACGCTAAAACGCCAAAGCTCGCCGTTCATGCAGATGTGATTGAGGCCCTGGTTTCAGAAAAAACCATTTATGACGTTGATGATTTAGTGACTCAGATTGCCTCGGTTTTGATTGCTATTTTACTTTCCTACATCATTTCTCGTGTTCAGCCGGTGAAGGGATTGATGATCACGATCCTGTTGATTATCGGGATACTTCTCACGAGTTATCTCGCGTTTGTGACTCTTGGATGGTGGATCAAGCTCTCTCACTTAGTGCTTTCCATCTTTGTGGTTTATTACATCTGGGTTCCGTTTCGAGCGATCGAAGAGTATCAAACTCGTTATGCCATCCAGGAAGAAACGAAGCTCTTGAAGCAAGTTGATAACTTAAAACAAAACTTCATCTCGCTTATGAGTCACGACTTGAAAACTCCGGTGGCAAAAATCGCAGGGATCGCGGACATATTAAAGATCAAGTTCAATAATACGCCGGAACAGATGGAGCTCATTGATAACGTGGTCAATTCCACCAAAGAGCTTAATAACTTTATTAACTCTATTCTCGATCTGACTAAAATTGAGTCTCAGAACCTGACCTTGAGAAAAGAATCGAAGGACGTTAACAAGATCATTGAAGGGATCATTGAGAAATTAGAATTTGAGGCCAACGCCAAGGCGATGACCATCGAATCTGAGCTCTCTCCGTTATATCCCATCCAAATTGATACAGTACTCATGAACCGAGTTATCTCGAACCTCATTGAGAACGCCCTTAAGTATGCCGGCCGAGAGAAAACGGTTTGGGTAAAGACCTGGGATGACCCGGAATGGGTGTATATCGAGATCCGCGATAACGGTGTGGGAGTAGGACCAGATGATCTCGCCCATATTTTTGATAAATTTTATCGGGTGAAGAACGACAGTACCCATGCAATTAAAGGCTCGGGGCTAGGGCTTTATCTGGTAAAATATTTCATTGAGTTACATAATGGGGTTATTACTGCCACCTCTCAACTTGGAGAGGGTACTTCGTTTATAATTAAGCTTAAGAACGAATAG
- a CDS encoding sigma-54-dependent transcriptional regulator, whose amino-acid sequence MHKVLVVDDDKVLQQNVKQALEYHHFVVDVADNGKEAVNKVYGQKYDLVVMDVNMPEMDGIQALTEIKKHDPSVIVLILTAYSNVTDAVKAVKEGAYNYLEKPITSENLVALIKRALKARSMVETVGFSSPTLSIGETSGSKDKFVGESNAMKKVFDVISKLAKVNTPVLIRGESGTGKELVAKAIHYNSPRKDEKFVTINCGAISENLIESELFGHEKGAFTGADQRKIGKFQFAEGGTIFLDEIGDISAAMQVKLLRVLQEKTFMPVGSNREIKVDVRIIAASHKPFEEMIKDGSFREDLFYRLNVLPVYLPPLRDRKTDIPHLVNHYISYFNNVHNLKVKGAEPEAMEVLSNYSWPGNIRELRNIIEHCFIMESSDMIHANSLPSIVFKDQKKAETKDQVAEDSVIDLEDIQNSVLDHATVPKSGNDVHFSFGAKLGEGGKLDFAVAKDLFEREFIVQALKINKGRINQTALNANIPKKTLLRKIEKYEINPKDYY is encoded by the coding sequence ATGCATAAGGTTTTGGTTGTTGATGATGACAAGGTTCTTCAACAGAACGTTAAACAAGCACTTGAGTATCATCACTTCGTAGTAGACGTTGCCGATAACGGTAAGGAAGCGGTCAACAAAGTTTACGGCCAAAAATATGATCTCGTGGTGATGGATGTGAACATGCCAGAAATGGACGGGATCCAGGCACTCACTGAAATCAAAAAACATGATCCATCAGTAATCGTGTTGATCCTGACTGCATACTCAAATGTGACTGATGCAGTTAAGGCCGTGAAGGAAGGAGCTTATAACTATCTAGAGAAGCCGATCACTTCGGAAAATCTAGTGGCCCTGATTAAGCGAGCTCTTAAAGCTCGTTCAATGGTTGAGACAGTTGGATTCTCTTCACCAACACTTTCAATTGGCGAAACATCTGGCAGCAAAGATAAATTCGTAGGTGAATCGAATGCGATGAAAAAAGTCTTCGACGTAATCTCGAAGCTCGCCAAAGTTAATACTCCAGTTCTTATTCGTGGTGAATCTGGTACAGGTAAAGAACTTGTAGCAAAAGCGATTCACTATAACTCACCTAGAAAAGATGAAAAGTTCGTGACCATTAACTGTGGTGCGATCTCGGAAAACCTCATTGAATCAGAACTATTCGGTCACGAGAAAGGTGCCTTCACAGGTGCTGATCAACGTAAGATTGGTAAGTTTCAGTTCGCTGAAGGCGGGACAATCTTCTTGGATGAAATTGGTGATATCTCGGCGGCGATGCAGGTAAAACTTCTTCGCGTGCTTCAAGAGAAGACCTTCATGCCAGTGGGTTCAAACCGTGAGATCAAAGTTGATGTTCGTATCATCGCGGCCTCTCACAAACCATTTGAAGAAATGATTAAAGACGGATCGTTCCGTGAAGACTTGTTCTACCGCTTGAACGTTCTTCCAGTTTATCTTCCACCTCTTCGTGACAGAAAAACTGATATTCCACATCTGGTGAATCACTATATCTCTTACTTCAATAACGTTCATAACCTGAAAGTTAAGGGTGCTGAACCTGAGGCGATGGAAGTTCTAAGTAACTATTCATGGCCGGGTAACATTCGTGAATTAAGAAACATCATCGAGCACTGTTTTATTATGGAATCATCAGACATGATCCATGCTAATTCATTGCCTTCGATTGTTTTCAAGGATCAGAAGAAAGCTGAAACGAAGGACCAAGTGGCCGAGGACAGCGTTATTGATCTCGAAGACATTCAGAATTCCGTATTGGATCACGCAACAGTTCCTAAATCAGGAAATGATGTTCATTTCTCTTTCGGTGCGAAATTAGGTGAAGGCGGCAAATTGGATTTTGCTGTTGCCAAAGACCTTTTCGAGAGAGAGTTTATTGTTCAAGCGTTAAAGATCAATAAAGGTCGTATCAATCAAACGGCTCTTAACGCTAACATTCCTAAGAAGACTCTTCTTAGAAAGATTGAAAAATACGAAATCAATCCGAAGGACTACTACTAA